Below is a genomic region from Candidatus Omnitrophota bacterium.
CTATGCGGATTCTTTGCAGAAATTTTCTCCGGCCGGACAAGAGCCGCCGCCGCAGGGCGTCTCTTTTGGCTCCTTCGGAGCCTTGGAAGGCGGCGTCTTGTAGTCGGTCTGATAAAATCCGGATCCTTTAAAAATGAAGCCGGCGCCGGCGCCGATCAAACGCACGGCCGCGCCGTTGCACTCCGGGCAAGTTCGAAGCGGTTCTTCCGTCATACTCTGAAAACGCTCAAAACGGTGTCCGTTGACACACTCATAGTCGTAAGTAGGCATTGAATACTCCTTTGTTCGCAATAACGGCTGCTTCTTCGTCATTGCGAGAAAGCAACGCGACCAAAGCAATCTGTGCTCCACAAAGACGGCTTCTCCGCCATAAGCCGTAACGTATCGCCATGACGGAAACCTTCGCTCGCCATGACAGTACTAAGTAAACACACTCTTGATTTTGTCTTTGATCGATTTGCCCAGGGATTCCACATCCTCCCCGCTTAAGCGGGCAAATTCCTGAAGAGCCTCGCGCTGCTCGGAGTTCAGGCGCGTGGGCACATCAATCTCTACCTTCACCAACTGATCCCCGGCCCCGTGACGATTCAGCGAAGGCATGCCTTTGCCCTGCAGCCTGAAGACACGCCCGCCGCGCGTTCCCGCGGGAATTTTCATGGTGGCTTTG
It encodes:
- a CDS encoding zinc ribbon domain-containing protein, coding for MPTYDYECVNGHRFERFQSMTEEPLRTCPECNGAAVRLIGAGAGFIFKGSGFYQTDYKTPPSKAPKEPKETPCGGGSCPAGENFCKESA
- a CDS encoding molecular chaperone DnaJ (chaperone Hsp40; co-chaperone with DnaK; Participates actively in the response to hyperosmotic and heat shock by preventing the aggregation of stress-denatured proteins and by disaggregating proteins, also in an autonomous, dnaK-independent fashion) codes for the protein VHLRKHPVFERHGDHLLCESSVSFAVAVLGGEVQVPTLQNGKATMKIPAGTRGGRVFRLQGKGMPSLNRHGAGDQLVKVEIDVPTRLNSEQREALQEFARLSGEDVESLGKSIKDKIKSVFT